One part of the Astatotilapia calliptera chromosome 9, fAstCal1.2, whole genome shotgun sequence genome encodes these proteins:
- the LOC113028790 gene encoding myosin-6-like, with translation MSSDAIMAEFGSAASFLRKSEKERLEAQTRPFDMKKFCFVPDPEVEYVKASVMSRDGDKVTVETEFGKTVTHKEADIHPQNPPKFDKIEDMAMFTFLHEPAVLFNLKERYAAWMIYTYSGLFCVTVNPYKWLPVYDKSVVAAYRGKKRSEAPPHIYSISDNAYQYMLADRENQSILITGESGAGKTVNTKRVIQYFASIAAVSGKKDEKQEKKGTLEDQIIQANPALEAFGNAKTIRNDNSSRFGKFIRIHFGVSGKLSSADIETYLLEKSRVTYQLKAERDYHIFYQILSQQKPELLEMLLITNNPYDYAYISQGETTVASINDSEELMATDEAFDVLGFTQEEKNGIYKLTGAIMHYGNMKFKQKQREEQAEPDGTEDVDKAAYLMGLNSADLIKGLCHPRVKVGNEWVTKGQSVQQVYYSIGALAKSVYEKMFLWMVVRINQSLDTKQPRQYFIGVLDIAGFEIFDFNTFEQLCINYTNEKLQQFFNHHMFVLEQEEYKKEGIVWEFIDFGMDLAACIELIEKPMGIMSILEEECMFPKASDSTFKAKLYDNHLGKSPNFQKPRVIKGKAEAHFSLIHYAGTVDYNITNWLEKNKDPLNETVVGLYQKSTLKLLSMLFMGYAGAESTQDGGGKGKGGKKKGSSFQTVSALHRENLNKLMTNLRSTHPHFVRCIIPNETKTPGAMENPLVMHQLRCNGVLEGIRICRKGFPNRIQYGDFKQRYRILNPSAIPEGQFIDNKKASEKLLGSLDIDHEQYKLGHTKVFFKAGLLGVLEEMRDDRLALIITGIQARSRGLLARIEFQKIVERRDALLVIQWNIRAFMGVKNWPWMKMFFKIKPLLKSAETEKEMANMKEEFTKLKEAYAKSEARKKELEEKMVTLLQEKNDLQLQVQSEQDNLSDAEERCEGLIKSKIQLEAKVKELTERLEDEEEMNAELTAKKRKLEDECSELKKDIDDLELTLAKVEKEKHATENKVKNLTEEMAALDEIIAKLTKEKKALQEAHQQTLDDLQSEEDKVNSLTKAKVKLEQQVDDLEGSLEQEKKVRMDLERAKRKLEGDLKLTQENIMDLENDKQQLEEKLKKKDFEISQHLSKIEDEQAMSAQLQKKLKELQARIEELEEELEAERAARAKVEKQRADLARELEEISERLEEAGGATAAQIEVNKKREAEFQKMRRDLEEATLHHEATAAALRKKNADSVADLGEQIDNLQRVKQKLEKEKSELKLELDDVVSNMEQLAKAKSNLEKMCRTLEDQVSEYKTKSEEAQRSINDFTMQKAKFQTENGELTRQLEEKNSLVSQLTRAKLSYTQQIEDLKRQLEEEVKAKNALAHAVQSARHDCDLLREQFEEEQEAKAELQRSMSKANSEVAQWRTKYETDAIQRTEELEEAKKKLAQRLQDAEEAVEAANAKCSSLEKTKHRLQGEIEDLMVDVERSNAAAAALDKKQRNFDKVLAEWKQKYEESQAELEGAQKDARSLSTELFKLKNSYEEALEHLETMKRENKNLQEEISDLTEQLGEGGKNIHELEKIRKQLEQEKAEIHTALEEAEGTLEHEEGKILRAQLEFNQMKADMERKLTEKDEEMEQAKRNHQRVTDTLQSSLEAEIRSRNEALRLKKKMEGDLNEMEIQLSQANRQAAEAQKQLKGVHAHLKDSQLQLDEALRANDDLKENIAIVERRNNLMQAELDELRALVEQTERGRKLAEQELLDVSERVQLLHSQNTSLLNQKKKLESDTAQLQNEVEEAVQECRNAEEKAKKAVTDAAMMAEELKKEQDTSAHLERMKKNMEQTIKDLQHRLDEAEQIAMKGGKKQVQKLESRVRELENELEIEQRKSSDSVKGIRKYERRIKELTYQTEEDKKNLNRLQDLVDKLQLKVKSYKRAAEEAEEQSNANLSKLRKLQHELEEAGERADIAESQVNKLRAKSRDSGAKKGEE, from the exons ATGTCAAGTGACGCCATCATGGCGGAGTTTGGGTCGGCAGCTTCCTTCCTGAGAAAGTCGGAGAAGGAGCGTTTGGAAGCTCAGACCAGACCTTTCGACatgaaaaagttttgttttgtaccCGACCCCGAGGTGGAGTACGTCAAAGCCTCAGTCATGAGCAGGGACGGTGACAAAGTTACCGTTGAAACTGAGTTTGGAAAG ACCGTCACCCATAAGGAGGCAGATATCCATCCTCAGAACCCGCCAAAGTTCGATAAGATTGAGGACATGGCGATGTTCACCTTCCTCCATGAACCTGCTGTGCTGTTTAACCTCAAAGAGCGTTACGCAGCGTGGATGATCTAC ACCTACTCAGGACTGTTCTGTGTAACTGTCAACCCCTACAAGTGGCTGCCAGTGTACGATAAGTCGGTGGTCGCTGCCtacagaggaaagaagaggagtGAAGCTCCTCCTCACATCTACTCCATCTCTGACAATGCCTACCAGTATATGCTTGCTG ACAGAGAAAACCAGTCAATCCTTATCAC TGGAGAATCTGGTGCAGGAAAGACTGTGAACACCAAGAGAGTCATCCAGTACTTTGCCAGCATTGCAGCGGTTTCTGGCAAGAAGgatgaaaaacaggagaaaaag GGCACCCTGGAGGATCAGATCATCCAGGCCAATCCTGCTCTGGAGGCGTTTGGAAATGCCAAGACCATCAGGAATGACAACTCCTCCAGATTT GGTAAATTTATTCGAATCCACTTCGGAGTCAGTGGAAAATTGTCTTCTGCTGACATTGAGACAT atTTGCTGGAGAAGTCTCGTGTCACCTATCAGCTCAAGGCTGAGCGGGACTATCACATCTTCTACCAGATTCTGTCCCAGCAGAAACCAGAGCTGCTGG AAATGCTGTTGATCACCAACAACCCCTATGACTACGCCTACATCTCCCAAGGAGAAACAACCGTAGCTTCTATCAATGATTCTGAAGAGCTGATGGCTACTGAT GAAGCTTTTGATGTCCTGGGCTTCACCCAAGAGGAGAAGAATGGCATTTACAAGCTGACCGGTGCCATCATGCATTATGGAAACATGAAATTCAAACAGAAGCAGCGAGAAGAACAAGCGGAGCCTGATGGCACTGAGG ATGTCGACAAAGCGGCATATCTTAtgggcctaaactctgctgACCTCATCAAGGGGCTGTGCCACCCAAGAGTTAAAGTAGGCAACGAGTGGGTCACCAAAGGTCAAAGTGTGCAGCAG gtgtACTACTCTATCGGTGCTCTGGCCAAGTCAGTGTACGAGAAAATGTTCTTGTGGATGGTGGTGAGAATCAATCAATCTCTGGATACCAAACAACCTCGTCAGTACTTCATTGGTGTGCTTGATATTGCTGGATTTGAGATCTTTGAT TTCAACACCTTCGAGCAGCTTTGCATCAACTACACCAATGAGAAGCTGCAGCAGTTCTTCAACCATCACATGTTTGTACTGGAGCAAGAAGAGTACAAGAAAGAGGGCATCGTTTGGGAGTTCATTGACTTTGGCATGGACTTGGCAGCCTGCATTGAACTCATTGAAAAG CCCATGGGCATCATGTCCATCCTTGAAGAGGAGTGCATGTTCCCCAAAGCTTCAGATTCGACATTCAAAGCCAAGTTGTATGACAACCATCTGGGTAAAAGTCCCAACTTCCAGAAGCCCAGAGTTATTAAAGGAAAAGCAGAGGCTCATTTCTCTCTCATCCACTATGCTGGTACTGTTGACTACAACATCACTAACTGGCTGGAGAAGAACAAGGACCCGCTCAATGAGACCGTGGTTGGACTCTATCAGAAGTCCACTCTGAAGTTACTCTCAATGCTGTTCATGGGGTATGCGGGTGCAGAGTCCA CCCAAGATGGAGGAGGCAAGGGAAAGGGAGGAAAGAAGAAAGGTTCTTCCTTCCAGACTGTGTCTGCGCTGCACAGG GAGAATCTGAATAAACTCATGACCAACCTCAGGTCAACTCACCCTCATTTTGTGCGCTGCATCATCCCCAATGAGACCAAGACTCCTGGGGCGATGGAGAATCCTCTGGTCATGCACCAGCTACGCTGTAACGGTGTGCTGGAAGGGATCAGGATCTGCAGGAAGGGATTTCCCAACAGGATTCAGTATGGAGACTTCAAACAAAG ATATCGCATCTTGAACCCCAGTGCTATTCCTGAAGGGCAGTTCATTGACAACAAAAAAGCCTCAGAAAAACTTCTGGGGTCATTGGATATTGATCACGAGCAGTACAAGCTGGGGCACACGAAG GTGTTCTTCAAAGCTGGTCTGCTTGGTGTTCTTGAAGAGATGAGAGATGATCGCCTCGCTCTCATCATTACTGGAATTCAAGCAAGATCCAGAGGACTGCTCGCCAGGATTGAGTTCCAGAAAATTGTTGAGCGCAG GGATGCCTTACTCGTGATCCAGTGGAACATTCGTGCCTTCATGGGCGTCAAAAATTGGCCCTGGATGAAGATGTTCTTTAAGATTAAACCTCTGCTGAAATCAGCTGAGACTGAGAAGGAGATGGCAAACATGAAAGAGGAGTTTACAAAGCTCAAAGAGGCATATGCCAAATCTGAAGCCCGCAAGAAGGAGCTGGAGGAAAAAATGGTCACCCTTCTCCAAGAGAAGAATGACTTACAGCTCCAAGTCCAATCT GAGCAAGACAATCTTTCAGATGCTGAGGAGCGCTGTGAGGGTCTGATTAAGAGCAAGATTCAGCTTGAGGCTAAAGTCAAAGAGCTGACAGAGAGACtcgaggatgaagaggagatgAATGCAGAGCTAACTGCTAAGAAaaggaagctggaggatgagtGTTCAGAGCTTAAGAAGGACATTGATGATTTAGAGCTGACTCTGGCTAAAGTGGAAAAGGAAAAGCATGCCACTGAGAACAAG GTGAAAAATCTGACTGAAGAAATGGCAGCTTTGGATGAAATCATTGCTAAGCTGACCAAAGAGAAGAAAGCTCTTCAGGAGGCCCACCAGCAAACGCTGGATGACTTGCAGAGTGAGGAAGACAAAGTCAACTCTCTGACCAAGGCCAAAGTCAAGCTGGAGCAGCAAGTCGATGAC CTTGAAGGATCATTGGAACAAGAGAAGAAGGTGAGGATGGATTTAGAAAGAGCCAAGAGAAAACTGGAAGGGGACCTGAAGCTAACCCAAGAAAACATAATGGATCTGGAGAATGACAAGCAGCAGCTAGAGGAAAAACTCAAAAA GAAGGATTTTGAAATTAGTCAGCATCTCAGTAAAATTGAGGATGAGCAGGCAATGAGTGCTCAGCTCCAGAAGAAACTGAAGGAGTTACAG GCCCGCATTGAGGAGCTAGAGGAAGAACTGGAGGCAGAGCGAGCTGCCCGGGCCAAGGTGGAGAAACAGAGGGCTGACTTGGCCAGGGAGCTGGAGGAGATCAGCGAAAGGCTGGAGGAGGCTGGAGGAGCCACCGCTGCCCAGATCGAGGTGAACAAGAAGAGGGAGGCCGAGTTCCAGAAGATGCGCAGGGACCTTGAGGAGGCCACTCTGCACCATGAAGCCACTGCTGCCGCACTGAGAAAGAAGAATGCCGACAGCGTGGCTGATCTGGGTGAGCAGATCGACAACTTGCAAAGAGTCAAGCAGAAGctggagaaagagaagagcGAGCTCAAACTGGAGCTGGATGACGTCGTCTCCAACATGGAGCAGCTTGCCAAAGCTAAA AGCAACCTGGAGAAAATGTGTCGCACTCTGGAGGATCAAGTGAGCGAATACAAGACAAAATCAGAGGAGGCCCAACGTTCCATCAATGACTTCACAATGCAAAAAGCAAAGTTTCAAACTGAAAATG GTGAGCTCACCAGGCAGCTGGAGGAGAAGAACTCTTTGGTGTCCCAGCTGACCAGAGCGAAGCTCTCATATACCCAGCAGATTGAAGACCTCAAGaggcagctggaggaggaagTCAAG GCCAAGAATGCACTTGCCCATGCAGTGCAGTCTGCTCGCCATGACTGTGATTTGCTGAGGGAGCAGTTTGAGGAAGAGCAGGAAGCCAAAGCTGAGCTCCAACGCAGCATGTCCAAGGCCAACTCTGAGGTGGCTCAGTGGAGAACCAAGTATGAAACTGATGCCATCCAAAGGACAGAGGAGCTGGAAGAAGCAAA GAAAAAGCTAGCTCAACGGTTACAGGATGCTGAGGAAGCTGTGGAAGCTGCTAATGCAAAATGCTCCTCcctggagaaaaccaaacacaggctTCAGGGTGAAATCGAGGATCTGATGGTGGATGTGGAGAGAtctaatgctgctgctgctgctctggacAAGAAGCAAAGAAACTTTGACAAG GTCCTTGCTGAGTGGAAGCAGAAGTATGAGGAGTCTCAAGCTGAGCTGGAAGGTGCCCAGAAGGATGCTCGTTCTCTCAGCACTGAACTCTTCAAATTGAAGAACTCCTATGAAGAGGCTCTGGAACATCTGGAGACCATGAAACGAGAAAACAAGAATCTCCAAG AGGAAATTTCTGACCTGACTGAGCAACTTGGtgagggaggaaaaaacatCCATGAGCTGGAGAAGATCCGCAAACAGCTGGAGCAAGAGAAGGCAGAGATACACACTGCTCTGGAGGAAGCTGag GGTACCCTTGAGCATGAAGAGGGTAAGATCCTTCGAGCTCAGCTGGAGTTCAATCAAATGAAAGCTGACATGGAGCGCAAGCTGACGGAGAAGGACGAGGAGATGGAGCAGGCCAAGCGAAACCATCAGAGGGTGACGGACACTCTGCAGAGCTCGCTGGAGGCTGAGATTCGCAGCAGAAACGAGGCTCTTAGACTAAAGAAGAAGATGGAGGGGGATCTAAATGAGATGGAGATCCAACTGAGCCAGGCTAACAGGCAGGCAGCAGAGGCTCAGAAGCAGCTCAAGGGAGTCCACGCTCACCTGAAG GACTCACAGCTGCAGCTGGATGAAGCTCTCCGTGCCAATGATGACCTGAAGGAGAACATTGCCATCGTGGAGAGACGTAACAACCTGATGCAGGCTGAGCTCGATGAGCTGAGGGCTTTGGTGGAGCAGACCGAACGGGGTCGGAAGCTGGCCGAGCAGGAGCTGCTGGATGTCAGCGAGCGAGTTCAGCTGCTGCACTCGCAG AACACCAGCCTCTTGAACCAAAAGAAGAAGCTGGAGAGTGACACAGCTCAGCTTCAGAATGAggtggaggaggctgtgcagGAATGCAGAAATGCTGAGGAGAAGGCAAAGAAGGCCGTTACTGATGCTGCCATGATGgcggaggagctgaagaaggagCAAGACACCAGTGCCCACCTGGAGCGTATGAAGAAAAACATGGAGCAAACCATCAAAGATCTGCAGCACCGCCTGGATGAGGCCGAGCAGATAGCTATGAAAGGTGGAAAGAAGCAGGTCCAGAAGCTGGAGTCCAGG GTGAGAGAGCTGGAAAATGAGTTGGAAATTGAGCAAAGGAAAAGCAGCGACTCTGTGAAGGGCATCCGGAAGTATGAGCGGCGCATCAAAGAGTTGACCTACCAG ACTGAGGAGGACAAGAAGAATCTGAACCGCCTGCAGGACCTGGTGGATAAACTGCAGCTGAAAGTGAAATCCTACAAGAGGGCTGCAGAGGAGGCT GAGGAGCAGTCCAATGCAAACCTTAGCAAGCTGCGCAAGTTGCAGCACGAGCTGGAGGAAGCAGGGGAGCGGGCCGACATAGCAGAGTCTCAGGTCAACAAGCTGAGAGCGAAGAGCCGTGACTCCGGAGCTAAG AAAGGAGAAGAGTAA